The segment GATGTCATCGTTTCCGCCCGTTTCGTAAAAGGCAGGAACGATCACCAACGAACCGTCCGCAAGCGGAGGCAGCCACTGCGCCTGCTGCTCCGCCCTGCCTGCCGCCGCAATCAGCCGCGCGGCAAAGATGCTGCTTTCAAAATGTGGCACGGGTGCCAGCGCGCGGCCGAATTCATGCGCAGCAACGCTCGCTTCGATCAGCCCAAGCCCCGAGCCGCCATGCTCCTCGGCAATGCCGAGCCCAAGAAACCCTGAGTCCGCAAGGCTCCGCCACAGCCGCTGCATCACGCCTGTGGGATCAATCTCCGCGCGGCGCACCGCCTGACTGTCGGATTCCGCTTCGCAAAGGCCGCGCAGGCTGTCGCGCAGCATCTCCTGCTCTTCTGTAAAGTCGAGGTCCATCTTCGTCCTGCATCCGTCTCCAAGAGCGGTGGCTTCCGATTTGCCGCGCAGCCGGAGATTTTCCGGAAACGCAGTCGACAAACGCCACCGCCCCACTTACAGTACCATCGGTACTCATTTTCTGGGTTCGGTCAAGCGGCACATGCGATGAAAGAAAAATTTGACGAAAATCCGCCCCCTCGACGTGGTCCCAGCGATGAGGATCTGGCGCTGGCCCCACCCGCGGAACTCGGAACAATCCTGTTCTCTATGGTCGAGCCCCATCCCGGCCATGCGGCGGAATTCGCGCGCTGGTATGAGCGTGATCATTTCTTTTCAGGCTGCATGGCAGGTGCCGATTTCTTCTCGGGTCGCCGGTTCGTCGCGACGAAGGATTTGAAAGGGCGCCGTGTTGGTGACGGCGTTTCGCCGGAAACCGGCATTGATCGCGGCTCCTTCCTCAATCTCTACTGGATCATGAAGGGCCGCCGCGATCCGGCGCTCAACTGGTCGGTGGATCAGGTCCGGCGCCTCGCCCGGCAAGGGCGCATGGGCCCGCCGACCGACAGCATATCGACGGGCTTCTACGAATTCTCTGGTCGAACAGCCGATCAGCCCGAAGACATTCCGGCCGAGCTCGCGCTCGAATATCCATACAAATCGGCCTCCGTTCTGCTGCTTGAACGCAGCGAAGGGACGACTGAAGAAGCCTTCCGCGCCGCCGTTGCCGCACGGATTGCGCCGACACTTTCGTCACCGCGCAGTCAGGCATTGTGGTTCCGGCCGCTGCAACTGCCCGCCAATGCCCCCCGGATCGCAGTGCCCGTCCCACGGGGCGAACTGGAATGCGGCTGGCTGGTCCTCCTCTTTTCCGACTGCGCGCCCGATGCACCTGCATGGGACGATATCTTCGCGGACCTCGATCAGGCGCTGAAAGCATCCAGGCTCGGCCATCTTCGCCTCGGCGGATGCTTTCGCCCCATCCTGCCGGGCGTCGATGATTACACAGATAACCTTTAAACAATATAATTTATTCAATCTTTTAGGAGAGAAACCTGAAATGCTGTCTCTATTCGATCCAATCGCGCTCGGCGATCTTCAACTCGCCAATCGCATCGTCATGGCACCGCTTACCCGCAGCCGCGCGGGCACTGGGGATGCGCCCACCGCGCTGAACGCCCAATATTATGCGCAGCGTGCAAGCGCGGGGCTGATCGTGGCCGAGGGCAGCCAGCCCAGCCCGGACGGCAAGGGATATTGCCGGACCCCGGGCATCTACACCGAGGAACAAGTTGCGGGCTGGAAACTGGTGACCGACGCGGTGCATGCCGCCGGTGGACGGATCGTGCTCCAGATCATGCATTGCGGCCGCATATCGAGCCATCTGAACAAGGACGAAGGTGCCCGAACACTCGCCCCTTCCGCCATCCGCGCCCGCGGGCAAATCTATACCGATGTCGCGGGCATGGTCGATTTCGATGAGCCCGAAGCGCTCACGACCGAGGAGGTCCGCACGGTAATCGATGAATATCGCGCGGCTGCGGCTACCGCGATCCGTGCCGGCTTTGACGGTGTCGAACTCCACGCTGCCAGCGGTTATCTGCCGATGCAGTTCCTCTCCACCGGCACCAACCAGCGCGACGATATCTATGGTGGCAGCCCCGCCAATCGCTGTCGTTTCGTGATCGAGGTGCTAGAGGCAATGGCCGCCGAAATCGGTGCCGGCCGGGTCGGCATGCGGATATGCCCGGGCAACCCGCTGCACGACATTCAGGACGACAACCCCGTCGAAACATACGAAACGCTGCTGCGGGCGGCATCGCCGCTCGGGCTTGCCTATCTGCACCTGATCCGGCTCAAAAGCCTGCCCTTCGATCCGCTTGCCCTGTGCAGGCAGAATTTCGCAGGCCCCTTGATCCTCAACGAAAGCCTCGATGCCGCGCAGGCGCAGCAGCACATCGATGCGGGCGACGCCGAAGCCTGTTCCTTCGGGCGCTTCTACATCTCCAATCCGGATCTCGTGGAACGCTTCCGTGCGGGCGCGGATGTTGCGCCTTTCGATCGGCACACGCTCTACACCCCCGGCGCTGGCGGCTATACCGATTACCCCGCGCTGATGCCGCAGCCGGCCTGATCATTTCCGGGGGGCAGGTTTCCCCGCCCCCCGGCCCCCTAACCGATCAAACGGGCGGGAACAGCATCCACCCCCCATCTCCGTCGCGTATCCAGCCCCGCGCCGCAGAGGTCCCGCCGTCGACATTCAGGATTGCCCCGGTCACGTAACGCGCGAGCCTTGAAGCCAGGAAAACCGCGGCGCCCGCGCAATCATCAAGATCACCGTCACGGCCTAAGGGAACATAACGATTTCGCGCTGCGATGCGCGCCGGGGCCGTCATGTCCGGATTCATGCACAAAAGACCGGGCGTGATCACGATATCGGGCACGATCGCGTTGACGCGAATGCCGTGCTCGCCAAGTTCCAGCGCCATGGTCTGCGTCAAGTTCAGCATCGCCGCCTTGCACGCCGCGTAGATCGAAAAGCCCGGCGCGCCCCGCTGCCCTTCGATGCTCGCGACATTGATGATGGAACCGCCCATGTTCCGCGCGATCATGGCATTGGCGGCCACACGCGTCGTTTCCATCGTGCTCGAAAGGTTGAGGGCGATCTGGCGCTCCCGGCTGCGCTCGCCCTGCTCCAAAAACGGCGCAAATCGCGCACCGCCGGCATTGTTGACGAGGATATCCACCCCGCCGAACCGCTCGATCGCAGCCGCCGCTGCATCGGCCGCCTGGGCGGCGTCCCGCAGATCGGCTTCCACCACGCAGGCGCGTCGGCCAAGCGCACGAATGTCGCCTGCTGCGCGCTCGCCGGCTTCGGGGTCGATATCTATGATCGCGATATCTGCGCCAAAGCCGGCAAGCCCCAGGGCAATCCCGCG is part of the Sphingomonas sp. C3-2 genome and harbors:
- a CDS encoding SDR family NAD(P)-dependent oxidoreductase, with amino-acid sequence MSLHPDDARLDGQVALVTGGASGIGRGIALGLAGFGADIAIIDIDPEAGERAAGDIRALGRRACVVEADLRDAAQAADAAAAAIERFGGVDILVNNAGGARFAPFLEQGERSRERQIALNLSSTMETTRVAANAMIARNMGGSIINVASIEGQRGAPGFSIYAACKAAMLNLTQTMALELGEHGIRVNAIVPDIVITPGLLCMNPDMTAPARIAARNRYVPLGRDGDLDDCAGAAVFLASRLARYVTGAILNVDGGTSAARGWIRDGDGGWMLFPPV
- a CDS encoding alkene reductase, encoding MLSLFDPIALGDLQLANRIVMAPLTRSRAGTGDAPTALNAQYYAQRASAGLIVAEGSQPSPDGKGYCRTPGIYTEEQVAGWKLVTDAVHAAGGRIVLQIMHCGRISSHLNKDEGARTLAPSAIRARGQIYTDVAGMVDFDEPEALTTEEVRTVIDEYRAAAATAIRAGFDGVELHAASGYLPMQFLSTGTNQRDDIYGGSPANRCRFVIEVLEAMAAEIGAGRVGMRICPGNPLHDIQDDNPVETYETLLRAASPLGLAYLHLIRLKSLPFDPLALCRQNFAGPLILNESLDAAQAQQHIDAGDAEACSFGRFYISNPDLVERFRAGADVAPFDRHTLYTPGAGGYTDYPALMPQPA